A genomic stretch from Acidimicrobiia bacterium includes:
- a CDS encoding alanine racemase: AATDAGVGLRPHIKTHKSTVLARLQLEAGAVGLTCATLSEAVGLSNARVGGDLFVAVPFYPSPPKLARIDRLLEAGCDLALAVDNLSVAGLLAIRYPDGGPRLIVELDSGLRRSGVAPTEAVAVAVACGDLFGGVFTHGGHGYPPGAAAGAGADELRVLAEAKSVIEIAGMRVPFVSAGSTPTMPYGMSAPITEVRPGTYIFGDWQQVSNRSMNLEDVAVTVMATVISTPSSDRFVLDCGAKILSKDRPAWVEGYGHLPEIPVAVIERLYDNHAVVSTGGDRPPMVGDQLRVIPNHVCPVINLVDQLLLSTGEVISVDLRGHLS; this comes from the coding sequence GCTGCAACCGATGCCGGGGTTGGGTTGCGGCCGCATATCAAGACCCATAAGTCGACCGTACTGGCACGGTTGCAACTCGAAGCGGGAGCCGTTGGGCTGACGTGTGCCACGCTATCGGAAGCGGTTGGCTTGTCGAATGCTCGTGTCGGCGGCGATCTGTTTGTAGCAGTTCCGTTCTATCCGTCACCGCCGAAGTTGGCCCGGATTGATCGACTGCTGGAGGCTGGTTGTGACCTGGCTTTGGCCGTCGACAACCTATCCGTCGCCGGGTTGCTGGCCATTCGATATCCCGATGGAGGTCCCCGGCTCATCGTCGAACTCGATAGTGGGCTTCGCCGGTCGGGGGTAGCTCCAACGGAAGCCGTAGCCGTGGCGGTGGCATGTGGAGATCTTTTCGGAGGAGTGTTCACCCACGGGGGACATGGTTACCCGCCAGGGGCGGCTGCCGGGGCCGGTGCCGATGAGCTCCGGGTGCTCGCTGAAGCTAAGAGCGTTATCGAAATAGCCGGCATGCGGGTCCCCTTCGTGAGCGCCGGCTCGACACCAACGATGCCTTACGGTATGAGTGCTCCGATCACGGAGGTGCGACCGGGGACCTACATCTTTGGCGACTGGCAGCAAGTGAGCAACCGCTCCATGAACCTTGAAGATGTCGCGGTGACCGTGATGGCCACCGTCATCAGTACGCCTTCTTCGGATCGGTTCGTGCTCGATTGCGGGGCCAAGATCCTCTCAAAGGATCGCCCGGCGTGGGTTGAAGGCTACGGCCACCTCCCGGAGATACCTGTAGCAGTCATCGAGAGGCTGTACGACAACCACGCAGTCGTGTCGACCGGTGGGGATCGACCCCCAATGGTCGGCGACCAGTTGAGAGTGATACCGAACCACGTTTGTCCCGTGATCAACCTCGTCGATCAGCTGTTGCTTTCGACCGGCGAGGTCATCTCCGTGGACCTGCGGGGCCATCTTTCCTAG
- a CDS encoding YgjV family protein, which produces MSRGLVYELIGYLASALVVTALLMTSLRRLRMVSLAGALVFTTYATLIGAVPLIVVNVSIMAINAWSLYRMSQVTDYFSFLSTGPDSAYLKRFLEFHGSDIANYFPSFSMPESDCRAIFVLRDLVPAGLWIGHESGPDEWQVNLDYAIPRFRDSKIGRYLYSPDGPLPKATFKVAAPSQGHIAYLRRMGFVESPDGWFVRPES; this is translated from the coding sequence ATGAGTCGAGGCCTCGTGTATGAGCTCATTGGCTACCTCGCTTCGGCGCTGGTGGTTACCGCCCTGCTCATGACCTCTCTACGTCGTCTTCGCATGGTCAGCCTCGCTGGAGCGCTGGTTTTCACGACGTACGCCACACTGATCGGGGCGGTGCCTCTCATTGTTGTGAATGTGAGCATCATGGCTATCAACGCCTGGTCGTTGTATCGCATGAGTCAGGTGACGGACTATTTCTCGTTTCTTTCTACGGGCCCCGATAGTGCGTACCTCAAGCGGTTTCTTGAATTCCACGGGAGCGACATCGCCAACTACTTCCCGTCCTTTTCCATGCCGGAGAGTGACTGCCGGGCGATCTTCGTGTTGCGCGATCTCGTGCCTGCCGGGCTGTGGATCGGCCATGAGAGTGGGCCAGACGAATGGCAAGTGAATCTTGACTATGCCATTCCCCGGTTTCGAGATTCGAAGATTGGCCGCTACCTGTATTCCCCGGACGGCCCGCTACCGAAGGCCACTTTCAAAGTTGCTGCGCCGTCGCAAGGCCACATCGCCTATTTGAGGCGGATGGGATTTGTCGAAAGTCCAGACGGGTGGTTCGTGCGGCCGGAATCCTGA
- a CDS encoding mismatch-specific DNA-glycosylase: MGYTRQELEAFRDATVPDLVIPPVKLLFVGINPGLWTAATQTHFAYPGNRFYPALLKAGIVDWPTDPSAGMTDDDRHRFTQRGLGISNVAPRATAKASELSNEELRQGAERLIANIEMWRPAVVAIAGITAYRTGFRRPKAVMGRQSELIGHAELWVLPNPSGLNAHESVDSLATWYRKAADAAGITIKEIA, encoded by the coding sequence GTGGGATACACACGGCAAGAACTTGAAGCGTTTCGAGATGCCACCGTTCCCGATCTGGTAATACCACCGGTGAAGCTCTTGTTCGTCGGTATCAACCCGGGTTTGTGGACGGCGGCGACCCAGACGCACTTCGCATACCCGGGGAATCGGTTTTATCCGGCACTTTTGAAAGCGGGGATTGTCGATTGGCCGACCGACCCGTCGGCGGGCATGACCGACGATGACCGACATCGCTTCACCCAGCGGGGCCTGGGGATATCGAACGTTGCGCCGCGGGCGACTGCCAAAGCTTCGGAACTGTCGAATGAGGAACTGAGACAAGGTGCCGAGCGATTGATAGCCAACATCGAGATGTGGCGCCCGGCGGTTGTCGCGATCGCAGGTATCACCGCGTATCGGACCGGTTTCAGGCGACCGAAGGCCGTCATGGGCCGTCAATCCGAGCTGATAGGTCATGCCGAATTGTGGGTTTTGCCGAATCCGAGTGGCTTGAACGCCCACGAATCGGTTGACTCGCTAGCAACCTGGTACCGCAAAGCTGCCGATGCGGCCGGCATCACCATCAAGGAGATTGCATGA